The proteins below come from a single uncultured Carboxylicivirga sp. genomic window:
- a CDS encoding HIT family protein: MSTIFTRIINGEIPCYKIAEDDRFFAFLDINPLSEGHTLVIPKEETDYLFDLEDQLLADMMVFAKKVAVAQKKVIDCKRVGVAVLGLEVPHAHIHLVPLQAETDLSFSKPKLKLTQDEFVSIADKIKSAL; this comes from the coding sequence ATGTCAACCATTTTTACCCGCATTATAAATGGAGAAATTCCTTGCTATAAAATAGCTGAAGACGATCGTTTCTTTGCTTTTTTAGATATTAATCCATTATCAGAAGGTCATACCTTAGTAATTCCCAAGGAGGAAACCGATTATCTTTTTGATTTGGAAGATCAGTTATTAGCAGATATGATGGTATTTGCTAAAAAAGTAGCAGTTGCTCAAAAAAAAGTAATTGATTGTAAAAGAGTAGGAGTGGCGGTGTTAGGTTTAGAGGTTCCTCATGCGCATATTCACTTGGTTCCTTTACAAGCCGAAACTGATTTAAGCTTTTCAAAACCAAAACTAAAACTTACTCAGGATGAGTTTGTAAGTATTGCTGATAAAATTAAAAGTGCATTATAG
- the rpmA gene encoding 50S ribosomal protein L27, with amino-acid sequence MAHKKGVGSSKNGRESESKRLGVKIYGGQAAKAGNILVRQRGTQHHPGENVGIGKDHTLFALINGKVEFTKKRNNRSYVSVVPFAE; translated from the coding sequence ATGGCACATAAGAAGGGCGTCGGTAGTTCGAAGAACGGTAGAGAGTCGGAAAGTAAACGACTAGGCGTAAAAATTTATGGCGGTCAAGCTGCCAAAGCTGGTAACATTTTAGTTCGTCAGCGCGGAACTCAGCACCACCCAGGTGAAAATGTGGGTATTGGAAAAGACCACACTTTATTCGCTTTAATTAACGGTAAAGTTGAGTTCACAAAGAAAAGAAACAACAGATCTTACGTTTCAGTAGTTCCATTTGCTGAATAA
- a CDS encoding DUF4286 family protein has translation MFIFNTTFSVENSAIDSWRQWMDRNYLPTMQDMIKGIRVELYELMAVVHEDSTNFSCQLRCNSPEELEMINKYNTILMDNLKGQLGETCLHFSSILKEI, from the coding sequence ATGTTTATATTTAACACTACCTTTTCAGTAGAAAATTCAGCTATCGATTCTTGGCGTCAATGGATGGATCGCAACTATTTACCAACCATGCAAGACATGATTAAAGGAATAAGAGTTGAGCTATATGAATTAATGGCCGTTGTACACGAGGATAGCACAAACTTCTCATGTCAGCTTCGTTGTAATTCTCCCGAAGAGTTAGAGATGATAAATAAATACAACACCATTTTGATGGACAACCTCAAAGGTCAACTTGGTGAAACATGTCTTCATTTTAGTTCCATCCTGAAAGAAATTTAA
- the greA gene encoding transcription elongation factor GreA — translation MSIQYVTESGLKKLKEELHQLETVERPSISKQIAEARDKGDLSENAEYDAAKEAQGLLEMRIAKLKDTIANSRILDESKLDTSKVQLLNKVKIKNLKNNASMTYTLVPESEANLKQGKISIETPIAKGLLGKKVGDQVEIKVPSGLMTFEVVEISL, via the coding sequence ATGTCAATACAATATGTAACCGAATCAGGTTTAAAGAAACTTAAAGAAGAGTTGCACCAGTTAGAAACTGTAGAACGTCCATCTATTTCTAAACAAATTGCAGAAGCAAGAGATAAAGGTGATTTATCGGAGAATGCAGAGTACGATGCAGCCAAAGAGGCACAAGGTTTGTTGGAAATGCGTATAGCTAAATTAAAGGATACGATTGCCAATAGTCGTATATTAGATGAATCGAAGTTGGATACATCTAAAGTGCAATTATTGAACAAGGTTAAAATCAAAAACCTTAAGAATAATGCTAGTATGACTTATACTTTAGTTCCTGAGAGCGAAGCGAACCTTAAACAAGGTAAAATATCAATTGAAACACCTATTGCCAAAGGTTTATTGGGTAAGAAAGTGGGTGATCAGGTTGAGATCAAAGTGCCATCAGGATTAATGACATTTGAAGTAGTTGAAATTTCATTATAA
- the ruvC gene encoding crossover junction endodeoxyribonuclease RuvC: MPQERIILGIDPGTNVMGYGIIKSEGKSAEMIAMGVLELQKYTDHYLKLQKIFERVVGLINSYHPDELAIEAPFYGKNVQSMLKLGRAQGVAMAAALSHSLPVFEYAPLRIKQAITGNGRASKEQVAIMLQQMLKIKEIPKYLDATDGLAAAYCHYLQNQRVNLTGGVKSWKEFINKNPGRVKK; the protein is encoded by the coding sequence TTGCCTCAAGAACGCATAATATTAGGTATCGATCCCGGAACCAACGTAATGGGATACGGCATTATTAAATCCGAAGGTAAATCTGCCGAAATGATAGCCATGGGTGTTTTAGAACTACAAAAATACACAGATCATTACTTAAAACTTCAGAAGATATTTGAACGTGTTGTAGGTTTGATCAATAGTTATCATCCCGACGAATTAGCAATTGAGGCTCCTTTCTATGGTAAGAATGTTCAATCTATGCTGAAATTAGGAAGAGCACAAGGAGTTGCCATGGCTGCGGCTCTTTCTCACTCATTACCCGTTTTTGAATATGCTCCTTTACGCATCAAGCAAGCTATTACGGGTAATGGTAGAGCATCGAAAGAGCAGGTCGCTATTATGTTACAACAGATGCTAAAAATTAAAGAAATCCCAAAATATTTGGATGCCACAGATGGTTTAGCTGCAGCCTACTGTCACTATCTACAAAATCAGCGAGTTAATTTAACGGGTGGAGTAAAAAGCTGGAAAGAGTTTATCAATAAGAATCCAGGAAGGGTAAAAAAATAG
- the serS gene encoding serine--tRNA ligase — protein sequence MLTLKFIQDNKDEVIKRLKVKRFDATSIVEEIIRLDNERKSTQTEVETLQAEMNSLSKEIGQLFKNGQAEEANKAKARTGELKDSIKELDNKLSETTKLLNDQLVLLPNLPNKIVPEGKGEEDNVEVKNGGTIPELNNALPHWDLIKKYDLIDFELGTKITGAGFPVYKGKGARLQRALTNFFLDEAVKAGYQEVLPPLVVNEDSGFGTGQLPDKEGQMYHITADNLYLIPTAEVPVTNLYRDVILKASEMPIKNCAYSACFRREAGSWGAHVRGLNRLHQFDKVEVVQVAHPSKSYEILDQMVAHVQTLVEKLELPWRILRLCGGDISFTSALTYDFEVFSAAQERWLEVSSVSNFESYQANRLKLRFKEDGEKKTQLAHTLNGSALALPRIMAAILENNQTEEGIRIPEVLVPYTGFDIIN from the coding sequence ATGTTGACCTTAAAATTCATTCAAGATAATAAGGATGAAGTCATCAAACGTCTTAAAGTAAAACGTTTTGATGCCACCTCTATAGTAGAAGAAATTATTCGCCTCGATAACGAGCGCAAGTCTACTCAAACTGAAGTTGAGACACTTCAGGCCGAAATGAACAGCCTATCTAAGGAGATTGGGCAACTTTTCAAAAACGGACAAGCAGAAGAAGCGAATAAAGCAAAAGCTCGAACCGGTGAATTAAAGGATAGTATCAAAGAATTGGATAACAAACTTTCTGAAACAACTAAGCTTCTGAACGACCAACTCGTTTTATTACCCAATTTACCTAACAAGATTGTACCTGAAGGGAAAGGTGAAGAAGATAACGTTGAAGTTAAAAACGGCGGAACCATTCCCGAACTTAACAATGCACTTCCTCATTGGGATTTGATTAAAAAATATGACCTAATTGATTTTGAATTAGGAACCAAAATAACCGGAGCTGGTTTTCCGGTATATAAAGGTAAAGGAGCTCGCTTACAACGTGCCTTAACCAATTTCTTTTTAGATGAAGCAGTAAAAGCAGGCTATCAAGAAGTATTACCTCCGTTGGTTGTAAACGAAGATTCGGGTTTTGGAACAGGTCAGTTACCTGATAAAGAGGGCCAAATGTATCACATTACAGCTGATAATCTTTATTTGATTCCAACAGCCGAAGTGCCTGTTACTAATCTTTATCGCGATGTGATCTTAAAAGCATCCGAAATGCCCATTAAAAACTGTGCTTATTCAGCTTGTTTCCGTCGCGAGGCTGGTTCATGGGGTGCACACGTAAGAGGCTTAAACCGTCTACATCAATTCGATAAAGTTGAAGTTGTACAGGTAGCACACCCGTCTAAATCATACGAAATTTTAGACCAGATGGTAGCTCATGTGCAAACTTTGGTTGAAAAGCTGGAGTTGCCATGGCGTATTCTTCGTCTTTGTGGTGGGGATATCAGTTTTACCTCAGCCTTAACATACGATTTTGAAGTATTTTCAGCAGCTCAGGAACGATGGCTTGAAGTTAGCTCTGTGTCTAACTTTGAAAGCTATCAGGCAAACCGTTTGAAACTACGTTTCAAAGAAGATGGTGAAAAGAAAACTCAATTAGCTCATACCTTAAACGGCAGCGCCCTTGCTCTACCACGCATTATGGCTGCTATTCTTGAAAACAACCAAACCGAAGAAGGAATTCGCATACCAGAAGTATTGGTTCCTTACACAGGTTTCGACATAATTAATTAA